gcacttctggctcttcctgggcatctacctggctgccctgctgggcaacggcctcatcatcaccaccatagcctgggaccagcacctccacacccccatgtacttcttcctcctcaacctctccctccttgacctgggcgccatctccatcactgtccccaaatccatggacaactctctgtgggataccaaggtcatttcctatgcaggatgtgctgcacaggtcttctttttttgtttcttatttggtacagagtattctctgctcaccatcatgtcctacgaccgctacattgccatctgcaaacccctgcactacgggaccctcctgggcagcagagcttgtgtccacatggcagcagctgcctgggccactgggtttctcaatgctctgctgcacacggccaatacattttcactgcccctgtgcaagggcaatgccctgggccagttcttctgtgaaatcccccagatcctcaagctgtcATGCTCACActtctacctcagggaagcttGGCTTATGGTGATCAGTGCCTGTTTATCTTTTATGTGTTTCGTGTTTatcgtgctgtcctatgtgcagatattCAGggtcgtgctgaggatcccctctgagcagggacggcacaaagccttttccacctgcctccctcacctggccgtggtctccttgtttatcagcactgccatgtttgcctatctgaagccccccgccatctcctccccatccctgcatctggtggtgtctgttctgtactcagtggtgcctccagcagtgaaccccctcatctacagcatgaggaaccaggacctcaaggatgtcctgtggaaactcatatcttcgtgttttctgaaggaataacctgcccatctgcttctgcataggagatGTAATGAAACTTATTATAGGTCTAACCTGTCATCTggaatttctggtttgtttttttgtttgtttgtttgtttgtttgtttgttttgttttgtttttattgtcacAATGtcttcatcccctttctaatccactgtctgcttttcttttataactatcACTGTTTCTGTAAATGAGGAGccatgttttccttctctctaaaaaaaataaaggttcctgtagtgttttgtttttcactgtatccttGCTGCAAAGCTCTTTTAGAGCTCCAGGGATGGATCCTGCATgcgtgggtggaggggaaaagagtccagcctggtagccctgccagggagcaccagcgcttgttcttccagagctgttctggttccactcccacactctccttctcatcccttgtgttggtgcaaggcctgagtgctctgccagcttggtccccgtcctgctgtgtgtcagtgatgtgagcgcaggcagggacaggcaatgggcactgctgtgacagagctgggctcacaacagcctttccggatagaaaggtgatctccacagggcagggcctgaacgtttaggtcttcttccaagccttacctcaagaacatgcccgcaaaagtggccacagattgaAACCCCTGTGTATAGATAGGGTTAGATAAacagtgtgtgtttgcagggctggcacacagcagtgtcctctcacagccaggcctcctgccagagacctgcaggaccagcagagcaggggctgggctgtgcccctgtgcactggacaccccttggaagctgtcccagggcatcatcatggattggcccctcacaacctccattttcagccctggcctctctccccagctcacaaaggttgctcttccgtccacggagggacactgaatgagcaggtcagaaatccacgtttgcattgtacagatgagatgtttgcacgcacatgtgaggtgagatgaacccaagtgagcacaaacaatatcagctattcctgagagttccatgaagagagttctgtggaacagacagtgtcttgaggtcacttcatgttgggagaaacatcctgtgggaaaccacctgaatgcagcactgggttgtgcatcctccagctgtgatccccatgtccattcctcatgatgcaggACATCTCAGGTgagtgcacagcagctgacacaccacagggctgaggtgcctcctgtactctgggagtggcaacaggaggccagagagaaactgagactacggcctctgtgtgtaaaaaagaCAGAGTCTGTCTCTGAACACCCCTGAGTGCAGAAGGAGCCCACAAGACCAGCTCagacatggatgccagacagaccctgacatttcggtgtgtgactccaggaacaaacctcaccgccccagtgagattgatctcagatgccttggacaggatcattgccagggctccagtttgctctgtcacccttgcctgggattctggattgtgctctcataagaaccagggtaattaGGGAGgtcctggggtccttggaaaaggcagaaatcaaagccatgttcaagaaaggcaagaaaaggcattgggagcctggtcagccttcctctgtccctgagaagggattggacacgtcctcctgtagaATGCAATTTTAACTCTTTTGAGGGTGATGCAAAGATGGGTCAAGGCCTTGAACAGGACAGTATTCACCCAGCCTTGggtaggacagtgagacaagataagtgagacaagggatctcttcaagaaaggcaaggaagtgagatgggtatctacagcctgtagggaaagaggggcaggtgtaggactgtgtagaacagagttcagtcttgatcaggtcctggtccataagaaaggggatggatgggtgtggtattatgaggtcagttgtgtcttagacagtcataatccagtcagaagcgtgtggctgtgaaggggacagtggagtcagttttgtctctggaggtgacagcccagcagcagggacatggctgggaaagaacctctgccaaggtacccacagactctacccaggaagaggccttggagacgggttgtcatgtccatcccacctgagaacatgatgggacagcagcaggaacatggtcgtgtctgccagagaagctgaaagaccagcagcagtcatgggatttaggagatcatggtgaggtgacttctctcctgtcaggtaaaagaccacaagaagcctaacgagttgggttccctgcatgaggggcagtttctgaggtggctgagtattcctttgaagtgggaataagcaggagagggaaaaaaaatatcacatagtgcagtttggaaagtgtggactggatatcagaggaagaaataacagtggaagggcagtgctgtggtgcaagaggtcactcaGAGGGAGctagatcagcccatggtttgtgttccaaagagcagccagtgagggtgcagacacagcagtgaaggtgcagaaatgctggggtgagagcaggtggggaagcgagatgggtgtctgcagcctgcagggaaagaggggcaggggtaggaccgtgtagaacagcctgtggtggagatggcaaagggcgctggcaaggctggaagggacccacagaacccaggtctctgtccccttggccatggcagttgtctctgccaccgaggcccaggagaagccatgttgtcctcatggcactggggcctcggtgcctccttgcagccccatggggaagctggaagttgttgtatcagtgttgtccttccctgggccttgcacacccacatcccacggtcccaggaagagccctgagccgtatgtgagggacaggatcccccttcccattgcctgcaggtcatgacttctcttttctgcttcagaaagcaaaccaaggggtttctgagcatcagagctgaagaaaagactaaaaggagacctcatggtggctacagcttcctcacaaggggagaaggaagggaaggtactgatctcttccctctggtgaccaatgacagaacccaagggaatggaagcgagatgtgccaggggaggtcgaggttggacatgaggaaaaggttcttcacccagaggaaaAGGTTCTGTATCCAGAGggtactggacactgaacaggctccccaaggaggtgccATGGTCCTAAGCCCAGGAGTTGGATTTCATGGTCCTTGTGTTCCATTCCCAAcacaagagattctatgattctataaacactaggtcaaaagtccatgttttcattgtacagatgagatgtaaacacacacatcatgtgcatgtccactgtgtgcatgtggtgagatgaacccacgggagcacaaatgctatcagctattccttggggtgccataaaggtcagtgggacagagatggtgttcaggggtctcttccaacctgtgttattgcaggattccatgaatcttttccttggagagctctttcaagtcagaatagacagaggaagaagagaaaaataacaagagtcagaagcagagatataaaatgccccagtgtaaatacagcagctcctctgaagaatgtttctccactcaaacccttgataggaaatctattggataaatttgatgaacgcagctaaagtctatctgttcgcacactggagcacaaggagggtgatggctgggtacgatgccatgtggtcacttgtgtctcaggaactcatagtccagcaggaagccaatggctgtggagggcactgtgaggtcacttctgcctctgcaggggatagaccaacagcaggaacatggctgggaaaggactgtgaggtcacacataccagacgagcaatcggacccaatcagcatggctttgtgaaaggcaggtcctgcttgaccagcctgatctccttctatgacaaggtgaccggctgagcagatgagggaaagtctgtcgtggggagtgaatccgccacacaagctgtgggtgttgtgtccttagactgcagtaaagcctttgacactgtatcccacagcatgtcctggagaagctgcagctcatggcctggatggtgtatctgtgatgggtaaagaactggctggagggctgggcccaaagagttgtggtgaatggagccaaaccgagttggtggtcggtcaggagtcgtatccccacgactcagtatcggggacagttctgtttgatctctttatcaatgatctggatgaggtgatcaagggcaatctcagtaagtttgtagatgacaccaagttgggttggaatgttaatctgctggaggttgggaaggccatacagagggatcctgtctgactgaggccagttgtctgagtttctatgaggccaagtgctgggtcaggcagatgggtcataacaacctcctgaaacagtacaggcttggggaagagtggctggaaagctgctgtcagaaaaagacgtgggggtgttgattgacagagcctcttctgaagagcaggaggcctgagcagcggtgattggacatgtgtaggtgtgggagagggtcagggctgaccctgctctgctctgttcctctctcacactgcccacgcttggatggacctcagatatcatccatgaacctggtggatccatgaacctcctggagtgatgggtatggatccaaatagaggattcaagcaagtgtaggactgggacattaaggagattggtgaccattgccaggtgtttgaaagaagctggatgagttgtgaggaactcaaaggcatttgcagcttcacagaaaaccagagccttgctgttaaagcaacagcacttgacataaaacccacacccaaagcatgaaacactcacactgaccacaggaaaagccttgtaaaacatttgagaaaaatctaccaggtcccaggggtcagggctcacccattgtgatgatgaacaagcatcaagggctcacatggcatcagagccacctccacatggctatcaccacctgtaatcagtgtctccaagtctttccttcaccagcctccagggacagggacctgcactggttgtttccttcacagctgtgtcagtgatggcccttcatggggtcctaaacaccctcagaaacctggggtttgcttctgcctttcacttcatcagaggtttgttcattctttcagtagctgcagttcaggatcatggcagcacagggctcattaacattgaaaatactcttacaagccaaggctctgtgcgtcattttcctataggcttcaagtcttgtgtggatgattagggagatttcaggaacagccaagcagagagcatttccacaagaaacagcaataaagccaaatttcttctatttccttccctgctcgcccttccctccgtttccagaacaggtggcatcgacagtttcctgttcatattgatgtggaacgtctcaggataagactgaatgtattggaaacgtgggtgcctaaatcaccatgtgagtgaggagataggccaggacacctcaagaggaatcacaccactctggaccaatacatggaagttcttgggaatctcaggtgccacagcacagcgatacttgtgttcagggagctggtcaagtgacccatctcctgttctgtaatggtgtctgagtttgctcaggtcacccctgacttgagccccatccactgctgggtgttctccagactcctgccttcaggaacaaagtcccaggagaccttactgctgaagatggaatcaacgaagccatgaagaacctcagtcctgtctgattctactcttaagaagtgcagcagcaggcccacaatcaccctctctatttaactgcaaatgaagctatatcaggtcatcttcctgccctcagcctccccgcaggtatcaaatccagggcagctttggcatcatccccacatccatggccaagctttctaaattcttcctttgcagctaccctgcttccacctcctgtgtgctgcctttttgctctggagcttcaacagttcaaatg
Above is a genomic segment from Patagioenas fasciata isolate bPatFas1 chromosome 7, bPatFas1.hap1, whole genome shotgun sequence containing:
- the LOC136116214 gene encoding olfactory receptor 14J1-like; this translates as MRNSLFIFLREVSPNLSLAFPPCTGPHAHRQQMSNSSSFTQFLLLPFTDTRELQLLHFWLFLGIYLAALLGNGLIITTIAWDQHLHTPMYFFLLNLSLLDLGAISITVPKSMDNSLWDTKVISYAGCAAQVFFFCFLFGTEYSLLTIMSYDRYIAICKPLHYGTLLGSRACVHMAAAAWATGFLNALLHTANTFSLPLCKGNALGQFFCEIPQILKLSCSHFYLREAWLMVISACLSFMCFVFIVLSYVQIFRVVLRIPSEQGRHKAFSTCLPHLAVVSLFISTAMFAYLKPPAISSPSLHLVVSVLYSVVPPAVNPLIYSMRNQDLKDVLWKLISSCFLKE